ACGCTAAAATCTTTAGTATTTAAGATAAAGCTAATACTTTATGTATCTGATCCTTTATGAAGAAAATGTCTTCATTTGTcaaagagaaatagaaatagaaagtcAAAGAATAAAGCTCTCTGACACTAGATTTCGAGTGTtactaaagaaatataaatagagTATTTTATCAAGAATTAAGTGACCGGTTGGTGATAAACattaaatgtttattaaataCTCCAACAAACATTTTAGTTTTAGCCGATCTACATACGCATAAACATTGTTTAGAGATAACAATTACTTCATCAAAGTCTATAAATACCAAGAAATTTAAAGTGCTCAAGTTATATAAACTTTGAATGAGATCATCTTTAAGCATTCAAACTTTGCAATTATTTtctaaagttataaaaaaaaaactctcaaaacACATTGTTTACCTTGAGAGAAAAAAGATTGTGAGTTGACCATGTATATTTGTCTATAAGACAATTAATTACCTTAGTTTGTGTGAACCTAAACCTCCAACAAATCTACTTATTTTTGTagagtaaaaaataacttaagtaagaaataatatttggatgaataGCTTGGAGAGGTTGGTATAAACAATACTCGGGAGAAACCAAAAATAGttaagtataaataataattacaattaataCTTGTATCTTTAAAAGATAGTGGAAATTTGATGAATTATCGAGTAGCGAACGTAATCTACTAATATAATGAAAGAGATAAATCAGTGCAAATTCTTGTGTTTATACTCTTTGATCCTTGTATGTTTATCTAACCTTGTGCTGTGATTTCTgttcataaaaaacattttacgaAATATCCTTCCAAGTCTTTTGTTAGACATCTTTTGTTGAACTTCATTTTGAAACTTCCTTATCAGACGAAATAGATCTTACGAAAAAAGTTTGCAAAATTTTTTAAATCGCAGttcattcttctttttatatttttttcctttacacAACCTTAACTTAACATTAATtataatggtaaaaaaaattaattactaagaATAATATCAGAGAGTTAAaggatataataaaaaattaaaacactaattttaatcatatttctTAATCTGTactatattattgttttaaataacaaacaaaaactaAGGTTAAATTGAATCGCCGGTCTCATACTTTtaccaaaattttaattaggttaaacttttgttttttttacaattggTTCCTTTTGTATGAAAAATTAACCATAAATACCTAATTAGAGGTGCAAATAGTAaactaatatttcaaaaatgttttataagcATAATTGAGTGAACGGTTTTGAACCTTTTGcagaattaaataaattataagagacTTTTACGAAATAATACCTAAATGAGAGCCCAATAATCCTATTTCCAAAATTTATGACAGAGttagagtaaattttttttcctaacaataaataaaaatcaaacttttaaaaaacatataataatatactTTATGTGGGTggcatgatatatatttttgaatatgttatttatctgacaataaaaattaaaataattacatattatttatctcattcaattcttttatttcaattaataaaaataacaataaagggTCTCCAATTCTTATGTTACGAGATAGGAATATATCTGGTGAAATTATTATGGAGTCAGATTCCTCCTTGGTCGTTCACCACATTCAGGAGGAATGTGTCAACACTCACTCGTGTTTTCCCCTGGTATCTAATGTTGCTGTTATGCCTGAGCACGCCCTATCCTTTTCCTGTCACCATGTGTTACGCAAAGAGAGCTCTTCAGATGCCAGAAGGGGTATCCTctggaattaaaaaaacaattttttttattaaaaatcatgtgggtcgcattttaaaattataggaaaTCATGAGGACACATGTTTcaacaaaatcatgttaacatttgttttttatataaatgattttaaaacatagtaaaaacaaacaaaatccaCCTGAGTAACCGACTAGTTTCCATTAACAGTATGTTCCTATATTTTATGAAGGCTGCGGGTGTTTGATTAGCAGGGTTAAGTTGGTAAATAACCGAAAACAGTAAGTAACACAGTATCCAACATAACTAACAACGTTGGATTAGATTGACAAACTACCTATTCAGACGGCTAATTTTGTGGAACAGCCGAAACCGTGTGGAGGTGTGTGCTTGACTTGAGTATTGAAATTGTTGATTGTTAattggaagtgaagaagaaggcAATGCCAGGTCCTGGTCCTCACCTTATGTATGCCATGGGTTCTGGTTTGTGTCTCACAAGCATCAGCAATGGGAGGTTTAGTCCCCACCACACACTCTTCTACACCATCAACGCCTTCTTTGGCCCTGATGTTGGTTCTTTCACGGAGTGGCTTGGTTCACTCTTTGGTGGCTCTGCTCATGCTTTTGGATCTGCCCTTGAAGATCTCACTCACCATCCCCTCTTCTACATCCTTCTTTTGGGACttcctctctcttttctctATTCTCGGATATCCTCCTATCTTCTCCACACGCAGCTTCTTGATTCTCTCTCCAGAGTTGGTCTCCCTCTCCCTTTTTCGTTTCATTTCCTCGTTGTGGAAAATTCAGGTTTCACCGGTTTGTTAACTTTGTGTTGCAGGTGCCCCTTACGAGGATGCAATGCTTTTTGTTGATATCAGCTGGCTCTTTTACCCACTTCTTTCTTGATCATCTGTTTGAGGTAATAAATGTGCCAAGTTTCTATTTTAGTATTTGTTCCTATAAATTCATTTACTGCTTTGTctttaataatgttaaaatgaagCAAAGTGTATGATCAGATAAATCAGTATAATCGACT
This genomic interval from Glycine max cultivar Williams 82 chromosome 5, Glycine_max_v4.0, whole genome shotgun sequence contains the following:
- the LOC100500560 gene encoding uncharacterized protein LOC100500560, which encodes MPGPGPHLMYAMGSGLCLTSISNGRFSPHHTLFYTINAFFGPDVGSFTEWLGSLFGGSAHAFGSALEDLTHHPLFYILLLGLPLSFLYSRISSYLLHTQLLDSLSRVPLTRMQCFLLISAGSFTHFFLDHLFEENGKTTTYTWILSTGWWQSRAPVNPDAVVVVVFLCACLIGGFFYLNRANASNSIKKKSYQSMLLVMSIACLYCFWCAIQIYWISPRRPAVGEEADLGVLVFLAIYFFLPYGLCIMSMSPKDHDPNLIPL